In Humulus lupulus chromosome 6, drHumLupu1.1, whole genome shotgun sequence, a single genomic region encodes these proteins:
- the LOC133784675 gene encoding protein ALP1-like, translated as MADKPKYRTRKGEIATNVLGVCSQDMQFIYVLPGWEGSAADGRVLRDAIRRTNGLCVPNGHYYLVDGGYTNCKGFLASYRGQRYHLNQWEDGNPPRNPQDFFNMKHSSARNVIERCFGAIKNRWAILRSPSFYPIKTQNRIILACCLLHNFIRREMPNDNTDMHPENESGSGDEEDIMDVDGSIRSIEVSEGWTTFRNHLALEMYNEWREHRRAS; from the exons ATGGCTGATAAACCAAAATATCGTACTCGAAAAGGTGAAATAGCTACAAATGTCTTAGGTGTATGCTCCCAAGACATGCAATTCATATATGTGTTACCTGGATGGGAAGGCTCTGCAGCAGATGGTAGAGTTTTACGTGATGCCATACGTAGAACAAATGGTTTGTGTGTTCCAAATG gtcATTATTACCTTGTAGATGGTGGATATACTAATTGTAAGGGATTTCTTGCTTCATATCGAGGCCAACGCTATCACCTCAACCAATGGGAAGATGGGAATCCTCCCAGAAATCCACaagatttttttaatatgaaGCACTCATCTGCTAGGAATGTCATTGAGAGATGTTTTGGTGCAATTAAGAATCGATGGGCAATTCTTAGGAGTCCATCATTCTATCCAATAAAGACTCAAAACCGAATCATTTTAGCATGTTGTTTGCTTCACAATTTTATTAGGAGAGAAATGCCTAATGATAATACTGATATGCATCCAGAGAATGAGAGTGGTAGTGGAGACGAAGAAGACATCATGGATGTTGATGGATCCATAAGAAGTATTGAAGTTTCTGAAGGGTGGACAACATTTAGAAATCATTTAGCACTTGAGATGTATAACGAATGGAGAGAACATAGGAGAGCaagctag
- the LOC133784676 gene encoding uncharacterized protein At2g29880-like encodes METSKGRGPGQNKRFWSEDEDKHLVEALMELNNEGKFKAEGNFRPGHLRALEMKLKERMPECDIQAKPHIESRMKTLKTHFQVVHEMLTVPFCSGFGWDNDRKTVTAEKSVWEAYLQSHKEAAPFKIKSFPWYDDLCMVFGKDRATGKNAESAADVVEELQTEEENTTLGEDDFNYANNVDKVPSMSVSDATRGAQSHTQSDGSSKKKRKTVNHVELSDALTQSACIIAREIEKASIRLSKAIGEDMNEKHMQLGKELERTTTLTTAQRHKVARMIMQDSALVSYFFSVPDNEKNEWVTLLLDGSL; translated from the exons ATGGAGACTTCAAAAGGAAGAGGTCCAGGacaaaataaaagattttggaGCGAAGATGAAGACAAACACTTGGTTGAAGCACTTATGGAACTGAATAATGAAGGGAAGTTTAAAGCTGAAGGAAATTTCAGGCCAGGTCATCTTAGAGCTCTTGAGATGAAATTAAAGGAGCGGATGCCTGAATGTGATATACAAGCTAAGCCACACATTGAGTCTAGAATGAAGACTTTGAAGACTCATTTTCAAGTGGTTCATGAAATGTTGACTGTACCATTTTGTAGCGGATTTGGGTGGGACAACGACAGAAAAACTGTTACTGCAGAAAAGTCAGTGTGGGAAGCATATTTGCAG AGTCACAAAGAAGCAGCCCCCTTCAAGATCAAGTCATTCCCTTGGTATGATGACTTATGTATGGTTTTTGGCAAGGATCGTGCAACTGGAAAAAATGCAGAGAGTGCAGCAGATGTTGTTGAAGAACTTCAAACTGAAGAAGAAAACACTACTCTTGGAGAAGATGATTTCAACTATGCTAACAATGTGGATAAAGTGCCATCTATGTCTGTTTCAGATGCAACAAGAGGTGCTCAATCTCACACTCAATCAGATGGGtcttcaaagaagaaaaggaaaactgTAAATCATGTAGAACTTTCAGATGCACTCACACAATCAGCTTGCATTATCGCAAGAGAAATTGAAAAGGCTTCTATTCGTTTGAGTAAAGCTATTGGTGAAGACATGAATGAAAAGCATATGCAACTTGGGAAAGAGTTAGAAAGGACCACTACACTTACCACAGCTCAACGTCATAAGGTAGCTCGCATGATTATGCAAGACAGTGCTCTGGTTTCTTACTTTTTCAGTGTCCCAGATAATGAGAAGAATGAATGGGTGACACTTCTTCTTGATGGCTCTCTCTAA